A window of Agrobacterium tumefaciens contains these coding sequences:
- a CDS encoding YciI family protein — MSERSNLPKLYVRFAESDAGAAEQRAAQMEAHKAHLRNGEGKPEGFRILASGPMSAGDGGPPAALVIAEAHSLEDVIAFSDADPFVVHGVYNRIRILNWTPTLSTISGLESR, encoded by the coding sequence ATGAGTGAACGGAGCAATCTACCGAAGCTTTACGTGCGCTTTGCCGAAAGCGATGCCGGCGCCGCTGAGCAGCGGGCGGCGCAGATGGAGGCGCACAAGGCCCATTTGCGCAATGGTGAAGGGAAGCCAGAAGGGTTTCGTATCCTGGCGTCCGGGCCGATGAGCGCTGGTGACGGTGGTCCGCCCGCGGCGCTCGTCATCGCCGAGGCGCATTCTCTCGAGGACGTTATCGCCTTCAGCGACGCCGATCCCTTCGTTGTTCACGGGGTCTATAATCGCATTCGCATTTTGAACTGGACGCCGACGCTGTCAACGATTTCCGGGCTGGAATCCCGCTGA
- a CDS encoding maleylacetate reductase, which yields MEPFVYTAAPARIVFGAGSLADVVQEISRLGLTRALVLSTPQQKGDAEALSARLGPFAAGVFSNATMHTPVAVTRDAVDAYRAAGADCVVALGGGSTTGLGKAVALRTKAAQIVIPTTYAGSEVTPILGQTENGVKTTIRGPEILPEVVIYDAELTLGLPVSISMTSGLNAMAHAAEALYARDRNPIASLMAVDGLRAMIDALPVIREAPHDIDARETALYGAWLCGTVLGAVGMSLHHKLCHTLGGSLDLPHAETHAVLLPHTIAYVEEAAPDLLAPLAALVGGRAGPGLYDFAARLGAPSSLAALGVGADDLDPMAELATANPYWCPRAIEKNAIRDLLQRAFEGSRPD from the coding sequence ATGGAGCCGTTCGTCTACACGGCCGCACCTGCCCGCATCGTTTTCGGGGCGGGCAGCCTGGCGGATGTGGTGCAGGAGATCAGCCGTCTCGGCCTCACGCGAGCGTTGGTGCTTTCCACACCACAGCAAAAAGGAGACGCCGAGGCGCTTTCCGCCCGTCTCGGCCCATTTGCTGCTGGGGTCTTTTCCAATGCGACCATGCATACGCCGGTCGCGGTGACGAGGGATGCGGTCGATGCCTATCGCGCTGCGGGTGCGGATTGCGTTGTGGCGTTGGGAGGCGGTTCCACCACCGGTCTCGGCAAGGCCGTTGCGCTACGAACGAAAGCGGCGCAGATCGTGATCCCGACCACCTATGCCGGTTCCGAGGTGACGCCCATTCTTGGCCAGACGGAAAACGGCGTGAAAACCACTATACGCGGGCCGGAAATCCTGCCGGAAGTGGTGATCTATGATGCTGAACTCACACTTGGATTGCCGGTCTCGATCAGCATGACGAGTGGTCTCAACGCCATGGCACATGCGGCGGAAGCGCTTTATGCTCGGGATCGTAACCCCATTGCCAGCCTGATGGCGGTGGACGGGCTGCGGGCAATGATCGATGCGCTTCCGGTCATTCGGGAAGCGCCGCACGATATCGACGCGCGCGAGACGGCACTTTATGGCGCTTGGCTTTGCGGCACGGTGCTGGGTGCGGTCGGCATGTCGTTGCATCACAAGCTTTGCCACACGCTCGGCGGTAGTCTCGATCTGCCGCACGCGGAAACGCATGCGGTGCTTCTGCCACATACCATCGCCTATGTGGAGGAAGCCGCGCCGGATCTGCTCGCGCCATTGGCTGCACTGGTTGGCGGCCGGGCCGGACCGGGGCTTTACGATTTTGCCGCGCGGCTCGGCGCGCCTTCAAGCCTGGCGGCCCTTGGCGTTGGGGCTGACGATCTCGACCCCATGGCCGAGCTTGCGACGGCCAATCCTTACTGGTGCCCGCGGGCGATTGAAAAAAACGCGATCCGGGACCTGCTGCAGCGCGCCTTCGAGGGCTCGCGGCCGGACTGA
- a CDS encoding telomere resolvase — translation MLAAKRKTKTPVLVERIDQFVCQVKKAMKSDDASRNRKIRDLWDAEVRYHFDNGRTEKTLELYIMKYRNALKAEFGPKSTPLAICNMKKLRERLNTYIARGDYPKTGVATSIVEKIERAEFNTAGRKPTVLLRIADFIAAMNGMGAKQDMQALWDAEIAMMKGRAQTTIISYITKYRNAIREAFGDDHPMLKIATGDAAMYDEARRVKMEKIARKHGALITFENYEQVLKICADKLLSADPLMIGIGLIGMTGRRPYEVFTQAEFSPAPYGKGVSKWSILFNGQAKTKQGEGTKFGVTYEIPVLARSETILAAYKRLRESGQGKLWYGMSIDDFSSETRLLLRDTVFNLFEDIWPKEELPKPYGLRHLYAEVAYHNFAPPHVTKNSYFAAILGHNNNDLETSLSYMTYTLPEDRDDALARLKRTNERTLQQMATIAPVSRRG, via the coding sequence ATGCTCGCCGCAAAACGAAAAACAAAAACCCCGGTCCTCGTGGAACGCATCGATCAATTCGTCTGCCAGGTCAAAAAGGCGATGAAAAGTGACGACGCTTCGCGAAACAGGAAAATCCGCGATCTCTGGGATGCCGAAGTCCGCTATCATTTCGACAATGGTCGCACGGAAAAGACACTCGAACTTTACATCATGAAATATCGCAATGCGCTGAAGGCCGAGTTCGGCCCGAAGAGCACCCCGCTTGCCATCTGCAACATGAAGAAGCTGCGGGAGCGGTTGAACACCTACATCGCCCGCGGCGATTACCCAAAGACCGGCGTGGCGACATCGATTGTCGAAAAAATCGAGCGGGCGGAATTCAACACTGCCGGCCGCAAACCCACTGTTCTCCTTCGCATCGCCGATTTCATTGCCGCGATGAATGGCATGGGCGCGAAGCAGGACATGCAGGCCTTGTGGGACGCCGAAATCGCGATGATGAAGGGCCGAGCGCAAACGACGATCATTTCCTACATCACCAAATATAGGAACGCGATCCGCGAAGCCTTCGGCGACGACCATCCGATGCTCAAGATCGCCACCGGTGATGCCGCGATGTATGACGAGGCACGCCGGGTCAAGATGGAGAAGATCGCCAGAAAACACGGCGCGCTGATCACCTTCGAGAACTACGAGCAGGTTCTAAAGATTTGCGCCGATAAACTCCTGTCGGCCGATCCCCTGATGATCGGCATCGGCCTGATCGGCATGACAGGGCGCCGCCCGTATGAGGTCTTCACTCAGGCGGAATTTTCACCTGCCCCCTATGGCAAGGGTGTTTCGAAATGGAGCATTCTCTTCAACGGTCAGGCGAAGACGAAGCAAGGCGAGGGGACGAAATTCGGGGTGACGTACGAAATTCCGGTGCTTGCCCGATCGGAAACCATTCTGGCAGCGTATAAGCGCCTGCGTGAAAGCGGGCAGGGAAAATTGTGGTATGGCATGTCGATCGACGATTTTTCGTCAGAAACACGCCTGCTGCTGCGCGACACGGTTTTTAACCTCTTCGAGGATATCTGGCCAAAGGAAGAGCTTCCCAAGCCCTATGGTCTCAGACACCTCTATGCGGAAGTCGCCTATCACAATTTCGCGCCGCCGCACGTCACCAAGAACAGCTATTTCGCCGCTATCCTCGGCCATAACAATAACGACCTCGAGACCTCGCTGTCCTATATGACCTACACGCTGCCGGAAGATCGCGACGACGCGTTGGCACGCTTGAAACGGACCAATGAGCGGACATTACAGCAGATGGCGACGATCGCGCCGGTGTCCCGTCGGGGATGA
- the graB gene encoding hydroxyquinol 1,2-dioxygenase: MDMKMTSDDGYFVEERSAETVIARMRDCDDPRLKEIMAVVTRKLHEAVKEIEPTEEEWMKAIHFLTEVGQICNEWRQEWILFSDILGVSMLVDAINHRKPSGASESTVLGPFHVADAPEMPMGANICLDGKGEDMVVAGRILDTEGAPVAGARIDVWQANDEGFYDVQQKGIQPDFNLRGVFVTGEDGRYWFRATKPKYYPIPDDGPVGRLLRAMGRHPYRPAHLHYIVSAESFTTLVTHIFDPDDPYIRSDAVFGVKESLLANFERVEDREKARELGFVGDWFWSVNHDFVLAHE; this comes from the coding sequence ATGGATATGAAGATGACCAGCGACGACGGCTATTTCGTCGAGGAACGCTCCGCGGAAACCGTGATTGCCCGCATGCGCGATTGTGACGATCCGCGGCTCAAGGAGATCATGGCGGTCGTGACCCGCAAGCTGCATGAGGCGGTGAAGGAAATCGAGCCGACCGAGGAGGAGTGGATGAAGGCCATTCATTTCCTTACCGAAGTGGGCCAGATCTGTAACGAGTGGCGGCAGGAATGGATCCTGTTTTCCGATATTCTCGGTGTTTCCATGCTGGTCGATGCCATCAACCACCGCAAGCCGAGCGGCGCATCCGAATCCACCGTTCTTGGTCCCTTCCATGTGGCCGATGCGCCGGAAATGCCGATGGGTGCCAATATCTGTCTTGACGGTAAGGGCGAGGATATGGTCGTCGCCGGCCGCATTCTCGATACCGAAGGCGCGCCGGTCGCGGGCGCGCGCATCGATGTCTGGCAGGCCAATGACGAGGGCTTTTATGACGTGCAGCAAAAGGGTATCCAGCCCGATTTCAACCTGCGCGGCGTCTTTGTTACCGGCGAAGACGGGCGATACTGGTTCCGGGCGACGAAACCCAAATATTACCCGATACCGGATGACGGCCCGGTGGGGCGGCTGTTGCGGGCGATGGGGCGGCATCCGTACCGCCCGGCGCATCTGCACTACATCGTTTCGGCCGAGAGCTTCACGACGCTCGTCACCCATATTTTCGATCCGGACGATCCTTACATTCGCTCCGATGCGGTATTTGGCGTGAAGGAAAGCCTGCTGGCGAATTTCGAGCGGGTCGAGGATCGGGAGAAGGCACGGGAGTTGGGTTTTGTCGGTGACTGGTTCTGGTCCGTGAACCACGATTTCGTGCTTGCCCATGAGTGA
- the tsdA gene encoding gamma-resorcylate decarboxylase has protein sequence MQGKVALEEHFAIPETLQDSAGFVPGDYWKELQHRLLDIQDTRLKLMDAHGIETMILSLNAPAVQAIPDKNKAIEIARRANDVLAEECAKRPDRFLAFAALPLQDPDAATQELQRCVNDLGFVGALVNGFSQEGDGQTPLYYDLPQYRPFWGEVEKLDVPFYLHPRNPLPQDSRIYDGHPWLLGPTWAFAQETAVHALRLMASGLFDEHPRLNIILGHMGEGLPYMMWRIDHRNAWVKLPPRYPAKRRFVDYFNENFHITTSGNFRTQTLIDAILEIGADRILFSTDWPFENIDHASDWFHATSIAEADRVKIGRTNARRLFKLDAA, from the coding sequence ATGCAAGGCAAGGTCGCTCTCGAGGAGCATTTCGCAATCCCGGAAACACTTCAGGATTCGGCCGGTTTCGTCCCCGGCGACTACTGGAAGGAACTACAGCACCGCCTGCTCGACATTCAGGATACGCGCCTGAAGCTGATGGATGCGCATGGCATCGAGACCATGATCCTGTCGCTGAATGCCCCGGCGGTGCAGGCCATTCCCGACAAGAACAAGGCGATCGAGATCGCACGTCGCGCCAATGACGTGCTTGCGGAAGAATGCGCCAAGCGGCCAGATCGCTTCCTCGCCTTCGCCGCCCTGCCTTTGCAGGACCCCGATGCGGCGACGCAGGAATTGCAGCGCTGCGTCAACGATCTTGGTTTCGTCGGCGCGCTCGTCAACGGTTTCAGCCAGGAGGGGGATGGCCAGACCCCGCTTTATTACGACCTGCCGCAATATCGTCCCTTCTGGGGCGAGGTCGAGAAGCTCGACGTGCCTTTCTACCTGCATCCGCGCAACCCGCTGCCGCAGGATTCACGCATCTATGACGGCCATCCCTGGCTGCTCGGCCCCACCTGGGCCTTTGCACAGGAAACGGCTGTCCATGCGCTCCGCCTCATGGCATCAGGCCTGTTCGATGAACATCCGCGTCTCAACATCATTCTCGGCCATATGGGCGAGGGCCTGCCCTACATGATGTGGCGTATCGACCATCGGAATGCCTGGGTGAAGCTGCCGCCGCGTTACCCGGCTAAGCGCCGTTTCGTGGATTACTTCAACGAAAATTTCCACATTACCACATCGGGCAATTTCCGTACCCAGACGCTGATCGATGCCATTCTGGAAATCGGTGCCGATCGCATTCTGTTCTCCACCGATTGGCCCTTCGAGAATATCGACCATGCCTCCGACTGGTTCCACGCGACGAGTATCGCGGAGGCGGATCGAGTGAAGATCGGTCGTACCAATGCGCGCCGCCTGTTCAAGCTCGACGCGGCCTGA
- the mprF gene encoding bifunctional lysylphosphatidylglycerol flippase/synthetase MprF, producing the protein MADKSEVIETDITESPVESFFARNRPYLTAIAITLIFVMMTFAIYRLTSEVRYDDVIAALLGTSFSAVLLAIVFTALSFVALIFYDANAIEYVGKKVRFPSMAVTAFAAYAIGNTAGFGPLSGGAIRFRAYSRLGLSPGDIARVIAFVTLSFGLGLLSVSAISTFIVAPRIASIINVDPAVLRGVSLAIIAVLVTTAYIGRNGKVIKLGKWRLRLPDSRTSSQQFLVSAFDIAASASVLYVLLPETHLGWPTFFAIYATAVGLGVLSHVPAGLGVFETVMVAGLGNAISVDQLLGSLVLYRVIYHVLPLVVAILVMIVSETKQFAAKPVVSDISQLAVRLAPPLLSTFALILGTMLIFSSVTPTPDSNLDFLSNFVPLPIIEGAHFLTSILGLGLVVASRGLGQRLDGAWWIALVAASLALILSILKAIAVFEAIFLGLFIVALAFNMRSFNRHASLVKQALGPSWIAAMMVIIAGAATILLFVYRDTDYSHTLWWEFEFSEEAPRGLRALLGLVLASSTIAIFSLMRPVRFRPDAVEADDIAKATEIVMTQDAADANLVRMGDKHVMFSETGNAFIMYGIQGRSWIAFADPVGDEEDFPDLVWQFVESARGAGARAAFYQISPSLLSHCADAGLRAFKLGELALVDLTTFELKGGKLATLRQSLSRGARDGLSFELIEKADVPTVLDDLKQVSDGWLEHHNTREKRFSLGAFEPAYILSQPVAVLRKDGKITAFANLMVTDTKKEATIDLMRFAPDAPRGAMDFLFVSIMQHLKETGYQSFNLGMAPMSGMSKRDAAPVWDRIGSTLFEHGERFYNFKGLRAFKAKFHPKWEPRYLAVQNGADAALALMDATVLISGGVRGVIGK; encoded by the coding sequence ATGGCAGACAAGAGCGAAGTTATAGAGACGGATATTACAGAATCCCCGGTTGAAAGCTTTTTCGCCAGAAACCGGCCCTATCTGACGGCCATCGCCATAACGCTCATCTTTGTGATGATGACGTTTGCGATTTACCGTCTCACATCGGAAGTACGATATGACGATGTCATCGCTGCTCTTCTTGGCACGTCGTTTTCCGCCGTCCTGCTGGCAATCGTCTTTACCGCACTAAGCTTCGTCGCACTGATCTTCTACGATGCGAATGCCATCGAATATGTCGGCAAGAAAGTCCGTTTTCCATCGATGGCGGTCACGGCCTTCGCGGCCTATGCCATCGGCAATACGGCCGGCTTCGGTCCGCTGAGCGGCGGCGCCATCCGCTTTCGCGCCTATTCCCGACTCGGTCTTTCGCCGGGTGATATCGCCCGTGTCATCGCTTTCGTCACGCTTTCTTTCGGCCTCGGGCTGCTCTCGGTCAGCGCGATCTCCACCTTCATCGTCGCGCCGCGCATCGCCTCGATTATCAACGTCGATCCGGCCGTTCTGCGTGGCGTTTCGCTCGCGATCATCGCCGTGCTCGTGACCACGGCCTATATCGGACGCAACGGCAAGGTCATCAAGCTCGGAAAGTGGCGGCTGCGCCTGCCCGATAGCCGCACCTCGTCACAGCAATTTCTTGTCTCCGCGTTTGACATCGCCGCTTCAGCCTCCGTGCTCTATGTGCTTTTGCCGGAAACCCATCTCGGCTGGCCGACCTTCTTCGCCATTTACGCCACTGCCGTCGGTCTCGGCGTTCTCAGCCATGTGCCCGCAGGCCTCGGTGTTTTCGAAACCGTCATGGTGGCGGGGCTCGGCAATGCCATCAGCGTCGATCAGCTGCTCGGAAGCCTCGTTCTTTACCGCGTGATTTACCATGTGCTGCCGCTGGTGGTCGCGATTCTGGTCATGATCGTTTCCGAGACGAAACAGTTCGCGGCCAAACCCGTTGTGTCGGATATCAGCCAGCTTGCCGTCAGGCTCGCTCCACCGCTGCTTTCCACCTTCGCCCTCATTCTCGGCACCATGCTGATCTTTTCGAGCGTGACGCCGACGCCGGACAGCAATCTCGATTTCCTCTCGAATTTCGTGCCATTGCCCATCATCGAAGGCGCACACTTCCTGACGAGCATTCTCGGCCTCGGCCTCGTCGTCGCCTCCCGCGGCCTCGGGCAGAGACTGGACGGCGCGTGGTGGATCGCACTGGTTGCGGCCTCCCTCGCCCTTATCCTCTCGATACTTAAGGCCATCGCTGTCTTTGAAGCGATCTTCCTCGGCCTCTTCATCGTGGCACTCGCCTTCAACATGCGTAGCTTCAACCGTCACGCCTCGCTGGTAAAACAGGCGCTCGGTCCAAGCTGGATCGCCGCGATGATGGTGATCATTGCGGGCGCGGCAACCATTCTGCTTTTCGTGTACCGCGATACGGATTACAGCCACACGCTGTGGTGGGAATTCGAGTTTTCGGAAGAAGCGCCGCGCGGCTTGCGCGCCCTTCTCGGCCTCGTCCTTGCCTCCTCGACCATCGCCATTTTTAGCCTCATGCGCCCGGTCCGTTTCCGCCCGGATGCCGTCGAGGCGGACGATATTGCCAAGGCGACGGAGATCGTCATGACGCAGGACGCCGCGGACGCCAATCTGGTGCGCATGGGCGACAAGCATGTGATGTTTTCGGAGACCGGCAATGCCTTCATCATGTACGGCATTCAGGGCCGCTCGTGGATCGCCTTTGCCGATCCTGTCGGTGACGAGGAGGATTTCCCCGATCTCGTCTGGCAATTCGTGGAATCTGCCCGCGGAGCCGGCGCCCGTGCGGCCTTCTATCAAATATCGCCTTCGCTTCTGTCCCATTGTGCCGATGCGGGCCTGCGCGCCTTCAAGCTTGGGGAGCTCGCCCTTGTCGATCTCACCACGTTCGAGCTTAAAGGCGGCAAGCTCGCGACACTTCGCCAGTCTCTGAGCCGTGGCGCACGCGACGGGTTGAGCTTCGAATTGATCGAAAAGGCCGATGTTCCGACCGTTCTCGATGATCTGAAGCAGGTGTCGGACGGCTGGCTTGAGCATCACAATACCCGCGAGAAACGCTTCTCGCTCGGTGCTTTCGAACCCGCCTACATTCTTTCGCAGCCGGTCGCGGTCTTGCGCAAGGACGGCAAGATCACCGCTTTCGCCAATCTCATGGTGACGGACACCAAAAAGGAAGCGACCATCGATCTCATGCGGTTTGCGCCCGACGCGCCGCGCGGCGCGATGGACTTCCTGTTCGTCAGCATCATGCAGCATCTCAAGGAAACGGGCTACCAGAGCTTCAACCTCGGCATGGCGCCGATGTCCGGCATGTCGAAGCGTGATGCCGCACCCGTCTGGGACCGTATCGGCAGCACGCTGTTCGAACACGGCGAACGTTTCTACAACTTCAAGGGACTTCGCGCCTTCAAGGCAAAGTTCCACCCGAAATGGGAACCGCGTTACCTTGCCGTGCAGAATGGCGCAGACGCCGCTCTGGCGCTGATGGATGCGACGGTTCTGATTAGCGGCGGCGTCAGAGGAGTGATCGGCAAATGA
- the acvB gene encoding virulence factor family protein — translation MMKRNLIGAFIAASTLLSSSAAFSQDKPAYETGMIPADHMMVPDGDIQASIFLISDANGWTDADETRAKALVEKGAAVVGIDFKEYLKALEADDDECIYMISDIESLSQQIQRTAGTGSYRQPIVTGIGKGGTLALAMIAQSPVSTVREAVAVDPKAGLPLEKILCTPATKDKVDGETVYGLTDGPLPAPVSVIFTPDADQKGRDHVNALVKLHSDIDVTDVTDKADEVLTQTLSDKVDAAGDSDNPLGLPITVLEAKPVMDTMAVIYSGDGGWRDLDEEVGSALQKQGVPVIGVDALRYFWKEKEPKEVASDLARIIETYRKEWKVRNVVLIGYSFGADIIPATYNLLPDRVKSSVAQLSLLGLSNEVDFEISVQGWLGVAGEGKGGKTVDDIAKIDPKLVQCVYGTEEEDEDPCPGLKAKGVETIGIEGGHHFDEDYEALAKRIVTSLKTRLAK, via the coding sequence ATGATGAAACGCAACCTGATAGGGGCATTCATTGCCGCCTCGACGTTACTCTCCTCGTCGGCCGCCTTTTCCCAGGATAAGCCGGCTTACGAAACGGGCATGATCCCGGCCGACCACATGATGGTGCCCGATGGGGATATTCAGGCCAGCATCTTCCTGATCTCCGATGCCAATGGCTGGACGGATGCCGACGAGACCCGCGCCAAGGCGCTCGTCGAAAAAGGCGCCGCCGTCGTCGGTATCGACTTCAAGGAATATCTTAAGGCGCTGGAGGCCGATGATGACGAGTGCATCTACATGATCTCGGACATCGAATCGCTGTCGCAGCAGATCCAGCGTACCGCCGGCACAGGCAGTTATCGCCAGCCGATCGTCACGGGCATCGGCAAGGGCGGCACGCTTGCGCTCGCCATGATCGCGCAAAGCCCGGTTTCCACCGTCCGCGAGGCGGTGGCGGTGGACCCGAAGGCGGGCCTGCCCCTGGAAAAAATTCTCTGCACCCCGGCAACCAAGGACAAGGTGGATGGTGAAACCGTCTATGGCCTCACAGATGGTCCGCTTCCGGCACCGGTCAGCGTCATCTTCACCCCTGACGCCGACCAGAAAGGGCGCGACCACGTCAACGCGCTTGTAAAACTGCATTCCGACATCGACGTCACAGACGTTACCGACAAAGCGGACGAGGTGCTGACCCAGACCCTTTCCGACAAGGTCGATGCGGCCGGAGACAGCGACAACCCGCTCGGGCTTCCAATCACCGTTCTGGAAGCGAAACCTGTGATGGATACCATGGCCGTGATCTATTCGGGCGATGGCGGCTGGCGCGACCTGGACGAGGAAGTCGGCAGCGCCCTTCAGAAACAAGGCGTGCCGGTCATCGGCGTCGATGCTCTCAGGTATTTCTGGAAGGAGAAAGAACCGAAGGAAGTGGCGAGTGACCTCGCCCGCATTATTGAGACCTATCGCAAGGAATGGAAAGTTCGCAATGTCGTGCTGATCGGTTACTCCTTCGGCGCCGACATCATTCCCGCCACCTACAACCTCCTGCCCGACCGGGTGAAATCTTCCGTTGCCCAGCTTTCGCTGCTCGGCCTTTCCAACGAAGTGGATTTCGAAATCTCCGTTCAGGGATGGCTGGGCGTGGCTGGCGAAGGCAAAGGCGGCAAGACCGTCGATGACATCGCCAAGATCGATCCCAAGCTGGTGCAATGCGTTTATGGCACCGAGGAAGAGGATGAAGACCCGTGCCCCGGCCTCAAGGCAAAGGGTGTCGAAACCATCGGCATCGAAGGCGGGCACCATTTCGACGAGGATTACGAGGCGCTTGCCAAACGCATCGTCACCTCGCTGAAAACCAGGCTGGCGAAATAA
- a CDS encoding MFS transporter, whose amino-acid sequence MSANYLSAASVRTKNPAGVIATCGLMIMFDGYDLVVYGAVAPALLKEGAWALNPAMVGRAAALTLVGMLLGALFAGTMADRIGRRKVVLLSLAGFSAMMIASAMTPNFLAFEITRFFAGLGLGALLPTVTALVLEFSPPQRRAQANSLSFLGYLIGGIISGVMGMLLLESYGWRPLMLIGGLPLILLPIFMRFLPESPEWLASKGRQAEADGICDSYGLQRIVPHAKMQKGGVVSLFSEGRLASTLNAWGIHFCSLLLTFGMVNWLPTIMNKMGYDISSALSFAVMLNVGAAIGILIGGRFADKGNVKVVVAILFAIGAASIFALTVNKGPLLYALVALAGAGTIGTQILANVLVGRLYPVHIRGTGLGFSLAVGRLGGIAGPMIGGLVLQRGLAPEWNFYIFGSVALVGLMLTVLTLLYRTSGDAQA is encoded by the coding sequence ATGTCCGCGAATTATCTGAGCGCCGCTTCCGTGCGGACGAAGAACCCGGCCGGCGTCATCGCGACATGCGGCCTCATGATCATGTTCGACGGCTACGATCTGGTCGTTTATGGCGCGGTCGCACCGGCGCTGCTGAAAGAAGGCGCCTGGGCGCTTAACCCGGCCATGGTCGGGCGCGCGGCCGCCCTGACGCTGGTCGGCATGCTGCTCGGCGCACTGTTTGCCGGCACCATGGCCGATCGCATCGGCCGGCGGAAGGTGGTGCTTCTCAGCCTCGCCGGTTTTTCGGCGATGATGATTGCCTCGGCCATGACGCCGAATTTTTTGGCCTTCGAAATCACCCGATTCTTCGCTGGTCTTGGCCTCGGCGCATTGTTACCGACGGTGACCGCGCTGGTGCTGGAATTTTCACCGCCGCAGCGCAGGGCGCAGGCCAATTCCCTGTCCTTCCTGGGTTACCTTATCGGCGGCATCATTTCCGGCGTCATGGGCATGCTGCTTCTGGAAAGTTATGGCTGGCGACCGTTGATGCTGATCGGCGGCCTGCCGCTGATCCTGCTGCCGATCTTCATGCGGTTCCTGCCGGAATCGCCGGAGTGGCTGGCGAGTAAAGGCCGGCAGGCGGAGGCTGACGGCATCTGCGACAGTTATGGTCTGCAACGCATCGTGCCGCACGCAAAAATGCAGAAGGGTGGCGTCGTTTCGTTGTTCTCGGAAGGCAGACTGGCCTCGACGCTGAATGCATGGGGGATTCACTTCTGCTCGCTGCTGCTCACCTTCGGCATGGTCAACTGGCTGCCCACCATCATGAACAAGATGGGTTATGACATCAGCTCGGCGCTCAGCTTCGCCGTCATGCTCAATGTCGGTGCCGCAATCGGCATCCTTATTGGCGGACGTTTTGCAGACAAGGGCAACGTCAAGGTGGTGGTGGCGATCCTGTTTGCCATCGGCGCTGCATCGATCTTCGCCCTGACTGTCAACAAGGGTCCGCTTCTTTATGCCCTCGTCGCCCTTGCGGGTGCCGGCACCATCGGAACCCAGATACTGGCCAATGTCCTGGTCGGGCGGCTTTATCCTGTCCATATTCGCGGCACGGGTCTCGGCTTCTCGCTGGCGGTCGGGCGGCTTGGCGGGATTGCCGGACCGATGATCGGCGGGCTGGTGTTGCAAAGGGGGCTGGCGCCGGAGTGGAATTTCTACATTTTCGGCTCGGTCGCGCTCGTCGGGTTGATGCTCACCGTTTTGACCCTGCTTTACCGCACGTCCGGCGACGCGCAGGCTTGA